The DNA sequence CACGCGGATCGCTACTGCTTGACGGTTGCCGGCGCGGTTGGTGCGCCGAAGTAGGTTTCGTCCAGGACCGGCTTGCCGGCCGCTTTGACGGTCTCCATGGCCTTCTGCGCGTGTTCCGACTCCATGCGCCGCTCAATCTCCGTTTTGACTTCCTCGAACGGCTTGGCTCCGCGTTCCTGCACCTGGATCAGGTGGTAGCCGAACTGGCTCTTGACGGGCTGGCTCAGTTCGCCGATGGGCAGGGAAAAGACGGCCTGGTCGAACTGAGGCACCATCTTGCCCTTGGCGAATGTGCCCAAATCGCCGCCCTGCGCGCCGCTGCCGGTGTCGTCGGATTCGGCCTTGGCCAAGGTTGCGAAGTCTTCACCCTTGGAGATCTTCTCGCGCAATTCGTTGGTCTTGGACAGCGCTTCCTCTTCCGTCAGGTCCTTCTGGTCCTTCTTCAACGGCACGCGGGAACCTTTGAAACGAATGAGGATATGCCGCGCCTTGGCACTCGCGAAGTCGTTCTTGTGCCCTTCGTACCATTCCTTCTCGGCGGCCTCGGTCGGTTTGTTCAGTTCCAGCAGGTGCTGGTAGAGGTTCGAAGCCAGGATGCCCTCGGTCTGGAGTTGCAACTGCAGCTTGACGGCTGGTTTCTCGTCGATTTTGAGCCGGCGGGCCTCGGCGGCGTAGGTGTAGATCTCGCCCAACTGCTCGGCCAGCTTGCGGCGCGCTTCCGGCGTGTTGCCGCCCAACTGATTCTTCAGGTTGGCCGGCAGGTTCGACATGATGTCGTCGAACTCCGACTTCGTCATCTTCCTGGGGCCCGCGGTGAACACGACAGGATCATTGCCGGCCGGCTTCGCGGCGGCGGGTGCGGCGGCAGGCTTCGCTGGCGCGGCAGCC is a window from the uncultured Paludibaculum sp. genome containing:
- a CDS encoding peptidylprolyl isomerase; translation: MRVLLIVMLGGAVWAQAPAAAPAKQAPAKASPAQSPAAKPATTPAKPAAAPAKPAAAPAAAKPAGNDPVVFTAGPRKMTKSEFDDIMSNLPANLKNQLGGNTPEARRKLAEQLGEIYTYAAEARRLKIDEKPAVKLQLQLQTEGILASNLYQHLLELNKPTEAAEKEWYEGHKNDFASAKARHILIRFKGSRVPLKKDQKDLTEEEALSKTNELREKISKGEDFATLAKAESDDTGSGAQGGDLGTFAKGKMVPQFDQAVFSLPIGELSQPVKSQFGYHLIQVQERGAKPFEEVKTEIERRMESEHAQKAMETVKAAGKPVLDETYFGAPTAPATVKQ